A section of the Rhodobacter sp. genome encodes:
- a CDS encoding nitronate monooxygenase produces the protein MTRRSDLPAALRAARLPMVGAPLFIISNPDLVIAQCKAGVIGSFPALNAREAPGEPPMLDAWLRRITEELDRRNQAHPDTPAAPFAVNQIVHRTNTRLERDVEICARWKVPVWITSLGARSDVNAIAHDAGGIVLHDIINDRFARKAIEKGADGLIAVAAGAGGHTGAQSPFALLHEIRRWFDGPVLLSGAIATGRALLAAQAAGADMGYVGSPFIATLEANADPAYKQMIVESHADDIIATAGVTGVTGNYLRASFARAGTSVEALEAAGTRMSFGKERDERPKAWKEIWGAGQGVGAVEAVVPAADLIARIAREYHAAQTRIRDLLADWPV, from the coding sequence CCCGCCTGCCGATGGTGGGTGCGCCGCTGTTCATCATCTCGAATCCCGATCTGGTGATCGCCCAGTGCAAGGCCGGCGTGATCGGCAGTTTCCCCGCGCTCAATGCGCGCGAGGCCCCGGGCGAGCCGCCGATGCTGGACGCCTGGCTGCGGCGCATCACAGAGGAACTGGACCGCCGGAACCAGGCCCATCCCGACACCCCCGCCGCGCCCTTTGCGGTCAACCAGATCGTGCACCGGACCAACACCCGGCTCGAACGGGACGTCGAGATCTGCGCGCGCTGGAAGGTGCCGGTCTGGATCACCTCGCTGGGGGCGCGCAGCGACGTGAACGCGATCGCGCACGACGCCGGCGGCATCGTGTTGCACGACATCATCAACGACCGGTTCGCGCGCAAAGCCATCGAAAAGGGCGCCGACGGGCTGATCGCCGTGGCGGCGGGGGCGGGTGGACATACCGGCGCGCAATCGCCCTTTGCCCTGCTGCACGAGATCCGCCGCTGGTTCGACGGCCCGGTTCTGCTGTCGGGCGCGATCGCGACCGGGCGGGCGCTTCTGGCGGCGCAGGCGGCGGGGGCCGACATGGGCTATGTCGGCTCGCCCTTCATTGCCACGCTCGAGGCGAACGCCGATCCGGCCTACAAGCAGATGATCGTCGAATCCCACGCCGACGACATCATCGCCACGGCCGGGGTGACGGGGGTTACGGGGAACTACCTGCGCGCCTCGTTCGCGCGCGCCGGCACCAGTGTCGAGGCGCTGGAAGCGGCGGGAACCCGCATGTCCTTTGGCAAGGAGCGCGACGAACGGCCCAAGGCGTGGAAGGAAATCTGGGGTGCGGGGCAGGGGGTCGGTGCGGTCGAGGCCGTGGTGCCGGCGGCCGACCTGATCGCCCGAATCGCCCGCGAATACCACGCGGCCCAGACGCGGATACGCGACCTTCTGGCGGATTGGCCGGTCTGA
- a CDS encoding transposase, with protein MSTYHRPRRPGATVFFTLALDQRGSRLLLEEIERLRWAVALTLRDRPVRIDAMVVLPDHLHALWTLPDGDSDYATRWRLIKSRFSRGLPKGAMRDSHRRRQERGLWQRRFWEHHIRSDADFQARRAFCWTAPVVLGLAERPEDWPFSSIHRDRASRAA; from the coding sequence ATGTCGACCTATCATCGCCCCCGACGGCCTGGTGCCACCGTGTTCTTCACCCTCGCTCTCGACCAGCGCGGCAGCCGGCTGCTGCTGGAAGAAATCGAACGGCTCCGATGGGCCGTCGCCCTCACGCTGCGCGACCGGCCGGTGCGCATCGACGCCATGGTGGTGCTGCCCGACCACCTGCACGCGCTCTGGACCCTGCCCGACGGCGACAGCGATTACGCAACCCGCTGGCGCCTGATCAAAAGCCGGTTCTCGCGCGGCTTGCCAAAGGGGGCTATGCGCGACAGCCACCGGCGGCGCCAGGAGCGCGGCCTCTGGCAGCGCCGTTTCTGGGAGCATCATATCCGGTCGGACGCGGATTTTCAGGCGCGCCGGGCCTTTTGCTGGACCGCGCCGGTGGTGCTGGGACTGGCCGAACGTCCCGAGGACTGGCCCTTCTCGTCAATCCACCGGGACCGCGCCAGCCGTGCCGCGTAG
- a CDS encoding mandelate racemase/muconate lactonizing enzyme family protein, whose protein sequence is MRLTRLDTFHNEFVCFVKATAQDGAIGWGQCSTYNADITAAVFHRQIAPWALGQDARDIDTLVARIERAEHKFPGSYRNRALAGLDTALWDMAGRRAGQPVTALIGGSAGPVAAYASSMRRDLTPEAEAERLKRICGEAGFRAAKFRIGAEMGEDRDQWEGRTEAIIPAVTAALPGITTLVDANSGFSVARAIAVGRMLEDHGVRHYEEPVPWWDLDATRAVTEALEIDVTGGEQDVDLGVFKRMIETRVVDVVQPDVMYLGGLSKTLRVARMAAAEGVPVTPHAANLGLVTLVTMHLLRALPNAGPYLEFSIEGADYYPWQQGLFLGDPFRVQDGTLCVGEAPGWGIEIAPDWLARAEHRVSEAGAVDGGAYARLYHGVIEAGL, encoded by the coding sequence ATGCGTCTGACCCGTCTCGATACCTTTCACAACGAATTCGTCTGTTTCGTGAAGGCCACGGCCCAGGACGGCGCGATCGGCTGGGGCCAGTGTTCGACCTATAACGCGGACATCACCGCGGCGGTGTTCCATCGCCAGATCGCCCCCTGGGCGCTGGGCCAGGACGCGCGCGACATCGATACGCTGGTGGCGCGGATCGAGCGGGCCGAACACAAGTTTCCGGGCAGCTACCGCAATCGCGCGTTGGCGGGGCTGGACACCGCGCTGTGGGACATGGCGGGACGCCGCGCGGGCCAGCCGGTGACGGCGCTGATCGGCGGCAGCGCGGGGCCGGTGGCGGCCTATGCCAGCTCCATGCGGCGCGACCTGACGCCCGAGGCCGAGGCCGAGCGCCTGAAGCGGATCTGCGGCGAGGCCGGGTTTCGCGCCGCCAAGTTCCGCATCGGCGCCGAGATGGGCGAGGACCGCGACCAGTGGGAGGGGCGGACCGAGGCGATCATCCCCGCCGTAACCGCAGCCCTGCCGGGAATCACCACGCTGGTGGACGCCAACTCGGGCTTTTCGGTTGCGCGCGCCATCGCCGTGGGTCGGATGCTGGAGGACCATGGTGTCCGCCATTACGAAGAGCCGGTTCCCTGGTGGGATCTCGACGCGACGCGCGCGGTGACCGAGGCGCTGGAGATCGACGTGACCGGCGGCGAGCAGGACGTGGACCTGGGGGTCTTCAAGCGCATGATCGAAACGCGTGTGGTCGATGTCGTCCAGCCCGACGTGATGTATCTGGGCGGCCTGTCCAAGACGCTGCGGGTTGCGCGCATGGCGGCGGCCGAGGGGGTGCCGGTCACGCCGCACGCCGCGAACCTGGGGCTGGTGACGCTGGTGACGATGCATCTGTTGCGCGCGCTGCCGAACGCCGGCCCCTATCTGGAGTTCTCGATCGAGGGCGCGGATTACTATCCCTGGCAGCAGGGCTTGTTCCTGGGAGACCCGTTCCGCGTTCAGGACGGCACGTTGTGCGTCGGCGAGGCGCCCGGCTGGGGGATCGAGATCGCGCCCGACTGGCTGGCGCGGGCCGAGCACCGGGTCAGCGAGGCGGGCGCGGTGGATGGGGGCGCCTATGCACGGCTCTATCACGGGGTGATCGAGGCCGGGCTTTAG
- a CDS encoding TerB family tellurite resistance protein translates to MLDALKSLFRPDAPRSEVPADVAVAALLVEAARADDVYAPEERAAVAQLLMAMFHLDRDAAMALRARGEAAQAEAADVVRFTRVVKFALDEDGRRQLIEALWSVVLVDHERAPDEDALLRKLAPLIAVDDHDSAAARQRVLARMD, encoded by the coding sequence ATGCTTGACGCCCTGAAATCGCTGTTCCGCCCCGATGCGCCCCGGTCCGAGGTGCCCGCGGACGTTGCCGTCGCCGCGCTTCTTGTCGAGGCCGCCCGCGCCGACGACGTCTATGCCCCCGAGGAACGCGCGGCGGTCGCGCAATTGCTCATGGCGATGTTCCATCTGGACCGCGACGCGGCAATGGCCCTTCGCGCCCGGGGCGAGGCCGCGCAGGCCGAGGCGGCCGATGTCGTGCGCTTCACCCGGGTGGTGAAATTCGCGCTGGACGAGGACGGCCGCCGCCAGTTGATCGAGGCCCTGTGGTCTGTCGTGCTGGTCGATCACGAGCGCGCGCCTGACGAGGACGCGCTGCTGCGCAAGCTGGCCCCGCTCATTGCCGTGGACGATCACGACAGCGCCGCCGCCCGTCAGCGGGTGCTGGCGCGCATGGACTGA
- the lepA gene encoding elongation factor 4, with product MTELDRIRNFSIVAHIDHGKSTLADRLIQLTGTVAQRDMKEQILDSMDIERERGITIKANTVRIEYPAKDGKTYILNLIDTPGHVDFAYEVSRSMRAVEGSLLVVDASQGVEAQTLANVYQAIDAGHEIVPVLNKIDLPAAEPERVKEQIEDVIGLDAHDAVLISAKSGLGIPEVLEAIVTRLPAPKGDRNAPLKAMLVDSWYDPYLGVVVMIRVMDGVIRKGERIKMMQTGAIYGIDKLAVLKPRMVDIAELGPGEIGVLTASIKQVRDTRVGDTITHEKKGTDKPLPGFKPAQPVVFCGLFPVDANDFEALRDAIEKLALNDASFSYEMETSAALGFGFRCGFLGLLHLEVVRDRLEREYDLDLITTAPSVVYKIYMRDGTMTELHNPADMPDLTHVDHLEEPRIKATIMVPDEYLGDVLKLCQDRRGIQLNLTYAGNRAMVEYDLPLNEVVFDFYDRLKSVTKGYASFDYQITGYREDNLVKMTILVNGEPVDALSMMVHRDRAEARGRGMCEKLKELIPRHMFMIPIQAAIGGKVIARETLSALRKDVTAKCYGGDVTRKKKLLEKQKAGKKKMRQFGKVEIPQTAFISALKMDS from the coding sequence ATGACCGAGCTCGACAGAATCCGCAACTTCTCGATCGTGGCGCATATCGACCACGGCAAATCCACACTTGCCGACCGGCTCATCCAGCTGACCGGCACCGTGGCGCAACGCGACATGAAGGAGCAGATCCTCGACTCGATGGATATCGAGCGCGAGCGCGGCATCACGATCAAGGCCAACACCGTGCGGATCGAGTATCCGGCCAAGGACGGCAAGACCTATATCCTGAACCTGATCGACACGCCCGGGCACGTCGATTTCGCCTATGAGGTCAGCCGCTCGATGCGCGCGGTCGAGGGGTCGCTGCTGGTGGTCGATGCCTCGCAGGGTGTCGAGGCGCAGACGCTGGCCAACGTCTATCAGGCGATCGACGCCGGGCACGAGATCGTGCCGGTGCTGAACAAGATCGACCTGCCCGCCGCCGAGCCCGAGCGCGTGAAGGAGCAGATCGAGGACGTGATCGGTCTGGACGCCCACGACGCGGTTCTGATCTCGGCCAAGTCGGGGCTGGGTATCCCCGAAGTTCTGGAAGCCATCGTCACGCGCCTGCCCGCGCCCAAGGGCGACCGCAACGCGCCGCTGAAGGCGATGCTGGTGGACAGCTGGTATGACCCCTATCTGGGCGTCGTGGTCATGATCCGCGTGATGGACGGGGTGATCCGCAAGGGCGAGCGGATCAAGATGATGCAGACCGGCGCGATCTACGGCATCGACAAGCTGGCGGTGCTGAAGCCGCGCATGGTCGATATCGCCGAGCTGGGGCCGGGAGAGATCGGGGTGCTGACGGCCTCGATCAAGCAGGTGCGCGATACCCGCGTGGGCGACACGATCACGCATGAGAAGAAGGGCACGGACAAGCCCCTGCCGGGGTTCAAGCCGGCGCAACCGGTGGTGTTCTGCGGTCTGTTTCCGGTCGATGCCAATGATTTCGAGGCCCTGCGCGACGCGATCGAGAAGCTGGCGCTGAACGATGCGAGTTTCAGCTACGAGATGGAAACCTCGGCGGCGCTGGGTTTCGGCTTTCGCTGCGGGTTCCTGGGGCTGCTGCACCTCGAGGTGGTGCGCGACCGGTTGGAACGCGAATACGATCTCGATCTGATCACCACGGCGCCGTCGGTGGTCTACAAGATCTATATGCGCGACGGCACCATGACCGAGTTGCACAACCCGGCCGACATGCCCGACCTGACGCATGTCGATCACCTGGAGGAGCCGCGCATCAAGGCCACGATCATGGTTCCGGACGAGTATCTGGGCGATGTCCTGAAGCTGTGCCAGGATCGGCGCGGCATCCAGCTGAACCTGACCTATGCGGGAAACCGGGCGATGGTGGAATACGATCTGCCCCTGAACGAAGTGGTGTTCGATTTTTACGATCGGCTCAAATCGGTCACGAAAGGCTATGCCAGTTTCGACTACCAGATCACCGGATACCGCGAGGACAATCTGGTGAAGATGACGATCCTGGTGAATGGGGAACCGGTGGACGCGCTGTCGATGATGGTGCATCGCGACCGGGCCGAAGCCCGCGGGCGCGGCATGTGCGAGAAGCTGAAGGAATTGATCCCGCGGCACATGTTCATGATCCCGATCCAGGCAGCCATCGGCGGCAAGGTGATCGCACGCGAGACCCTGTCGGCGCTGCGCAAGGACGTGACGGCGAAATGCTACGGCGGCGACGTGACGCGCAAGAAGAAGCTGCTGGAAAAGCAGAAGGCGGGCAAGAAGAAGATGCGCCAGTTCGGCAAGGTCGAGATCCCGCAGACGGCCTTCATCTCGGCGTTGAAGATGGATTCGTAA
- a CDS encoding DUF1330 domain-containing protein, whose product MPHLMPTQAAGAALYRRDPQGPVVMLNLLKFRDVADYARAPQLAPERPISGAEAFDRYIAHTLPFLTGSGGELLFLGQGGPWLIGPEAERWDCAMLVRQASLHSFMAFESHGPYLAGIGHRTAAIADSRLLPLTQSMRASTR is encoded by the coding sequence ATGCCCCATCTCATGCCCACCCAGGCCGCCGGCGCGGCGCTATACCGCCGCGACCCGCAGGGGCCGGTGGTGATGCTCAACCTGCTGAAATTCCGGGACGTGGCCGATTACGCGCGGGCGCCGCAGCTTGCGCCCGAACGCCCCATTTCGGGGGCCGAGGCCTTTGACCGCTACATCGCGCATACCCTGCCCTTCCTGACCGGGTCGGGCGGCGAGTTGCTGTTCCTGGGCCAGGGCGGTCCCTGGCTGATCGGCCCCGAGGCCGAGCGTTGGGATTGCGCGATGCTGGTGCGACAGGCGAGCCTGCACAGCTTCATGGCCTTTGAAAGCCATGGTCCCTACCTGGCCGGGATCGGTCATCGCACCGCCGCGATCGCGGACAGCCGCCTGCTGCCGCTTACTCAGTCCATGCGCGCCAGCACCCGCTGA
- a CDS encoding GIY-YIG nuclease family protein codes for MKHADRKAALSAYRERKPQAGIYEVRAGDDRWIGASPTLDKIENRLRFTLAQGGHPNPGLQAAAGPGFDFAVLETLDPETPALSRDRVLKERLAHWLAETGARPL; via the coding sequence ATGAAACATGCTGACCGCAAGGCCGCCCTTTCCGCCTACCGCGAGCGCAAGCCGCAAGCGGGCATCTACGAGGTTCGCGCCGGCGACGACCGCTGGATTGGCGCCTCGCCCACGCTGGACAAGATCGAGAATCGCCTGCGCTTTACCCTGGCGCAGGGTGGGCATCCGAACCCGGGCTTGCAGGCCGCGGCGGGGCCCGGGTTCGACTTTGCGGTGCTGGAGACGCTCGACCCCGAGACGCCGGCGCTGTCGCGCGACCGGGTGCTGAAGGAACGCCTGGCGCATTGGCTGGCCGAAACCGGGGCGCGGCCGCTCTGA
- a CDS encoding DUF2239 family protein yields MEHDTPCTAFTRTTRLAQGPLWQVAPLALATAGALVFDDATGRVIDLDPRDWDGSPPAPKRGRPRLGVTAREVTLLPRHWDWLAQQTGGTSAALRRLIDEARRADGGRTARRQAHEAAYRVMTALGGDLPGYEDATRALFAGDLSLLAERLSAWPEDLRTHVCALATPREDP; encoded by the coding sequence ATGGAACACGACACCCCCTGCACCGCCTTCACCCGGACCACGCGCCTTGCGCAGGGGCCCCTGTGGCAAGTCGCGCCCCTTGCGTTGGCTACCGCCGGGGCGCTGGTCTTCGACGACGCCACCGGACGGGTTATCGACCTGGACCCCCGCGACTGGGACGGCAGCCCCCCGGCGCCGAAACGCGGGCGGCCCCGGCTGGGCGTGACCGCGCGCGAGGTCACGCTGCTGCCGCGCCACTGGGACTGGCTGGCGCAACAGACGGGCGGAACCTCGGCCGCGCTCAGACGGCTGATCGACGAGGCGCGCCGCGCCGATGGCGGGCGCACCGCGCGCCGCCAGGCGCACGAGGCCGCCTATCGCGTCATGACGGCGCTGGGCGGCGATCTGCCCGGCTACGAAGACGCGACCCGCGCGCTGTTCGCCGGTGACCTGTCCCTGCTGGCCGAGCGGCTGTCTGCCTGGCCCGAGGACCTGCGCACGCATGTCTGTGCCCTGGCCACCCCCCGAGAGGACCCGTGA